The Salinibacterium sp. M195 genome includes a window with the following:
- a CDS encoding WXG100 family type VII secretion target, translating into MTRYQVDSDAVLSATGAVQNSISRIQAEVSGLHGQLTNLQGSWTGQAATAFSSVVTDWKVTQQRVEENLAAINHALTQAGQQYAEIEAANARLFVR; encoded by the coding sequence ATGACTCGATACCAAGTAGATAGCGATGCCGTCCTCAGCGCGACTGGTGCGGTACAGAACTCAATAAGTCGGATTCAAGCAGAGGTCTCTGGTTTACACGGCCAACTCACGAACCTTCAGGGCTCGTGGACGGGGCAGGCAGCAACAGCCTTCTCCTCGGTCGTCACCGACTGGAAGGTTACCCAGCAGCGGGTGGAAGAGAATCTGGCCGCCATCAATCACGCCCTCACCCAGGCGGGCCAACAGTATGCAGAGATCGAGGCGGCGAATGCTCGCCTCTTCGTTCGCTAG
- a CDS encoding HAMP domain-containing sensor histidine kinase, producing MQEKIPDAWSRISLRTKVTGVTVLLLTMGLLVAGVGTAAVLRDYLLQQTDEKITAAADGLDGRIQYTGTARDPQCSVSRLPNDLYFAVLNHDGTMRCNSREEDAARPILDGLTLKIASEQSGAFTLPSTSLGGQWRVIAYPASSTIGIDFVTIVIARDLVDSNSIVSRYAAIFLFFGLTVVIVGGALTRLLVTSTFSPLREVEATAARFADGDFDQRLSGATPNTEVGRLNRSLNSMLGRIDRAFADRARTIDQMRRFVGDASHELRTPLVTVRGYAELYRMGAITKPDDIAQAMERIEKEAIRMGGLVEDLLELARIDETKPLQLTEVDLLPLANDAAMDARASAGRIVNVINTHPTIDAHPTVAPEHSTDTMAITLPESSDPEPSTPSRGVAAIATGPIAAAGARLSRLASRKKSAAVAKAAARITQIVAPVPQDLNAVVMAEENKIRQVLTNLVTNALRFATEDTPVEIGVGVDRERQMAVLSVIDHGEGIPQQIRDKVFERFWRADSSRNRDTGGSGLGLAIVAAIVHAHKGTVQALETPGGGATFRVELPLLPSQPHEPENTEAD from the coding sequence ATGCAGGAGAAGATCCCCGACGCCTGGAGCCGTATCTCCCTGCGCACAAAAGTCACCGGCGTAACGGTACTTCTGCTCACCATGGGGCTCCTCGTTGCCGGTGTTGGCACCGCCGCGGTACTGCGGGACTATCTACTTCAACAGACCGACGAAAAGATCACCGCCGCCGCTGACGGACTAGACGGCCGCATCCAATACACCGGCACCGCTCGTGATCCCCAATGCAGCGTTTCTCGCCTGCCCAACGACCTCTACTTCGCGGTTCTCAATCACGACGGCACCATGCGGTGCAATAGCCGCGAAGAGGATGCCGCCCGCCCCATCCTCGACGGTCTTACGCTCAAGATCGCCAGCGAACAAAGCGGTGCGTTCACACTCCCGAGCACTTCTCTCGGAGGCCAGTGGCGAGTCATCGCCTACCCCGCATCCAGCACCATCGGCATCGACTTTGTGACAATCGTCATCGCTCGAGATCTGGTCGACTCCAACAGCATCGTTTCTCGCTACGCCGCCATCTTCTTATTCTTCGGCTTGACGGTGGTCATCGTCGGGGGCGCCCTCACGCGGCTGTTGGTGACCTCCACCTTCTCCCCGCTGCGAGAAGTTGAGGCGACGGCCGCACGTTTCGCCGACGGTGATTTCGACCAGAGACTCTCGGGGGCAACCCCCAACACCGAAGTGGGGCGACTCAATCGCTCACTCAACTCGATGCTGGGCCGAATCGATCGTGCGTTCGCCGACCGCGCCCGAACTATCGACCAGATGAGACGTTTTGTTGGTGACGCCAGCCACGAACTGCGCACCCCTCTCGTGACAGTGCGCGGCTATGCCGAGCTGTACCGTATGGGCGCGATCACGAAGCCTGACGATATTGCCCAGGCGATGGAACGCATTGAGAAAGAGGCCATCCGCATGGGCGGCCTTGTCGAAGATCTGCTCGAGCTAGCGCGCATCGACGAGACCAAGCCGCTGCAGCTCACAGAAGTCGATCTCCTGCCGCTGGCAAATGATGCTGCGATGGATGCTCGCGCGTCAGCAGGCCGCATTGTGAACGTCATCAATACTCACCCCACTATCGACGCCCATCCCACAGTCGCCCCTGAGCACAGCACTGACACGATGGCGATCACGCTCCCCGAGAGTTCGGACCCGGAACCAAGCACACCGTCTCGTGGCGTTGCTGCCATTGCTACCGGCCCCATCGCCGCTGCTGGCGCGCGCCTCTCCCGTCTTGCATCGCGCAAGAAGTCGGCAGCAGTCGCTAAAGCTGCAGCGCGGATCACCCAGATCGTCGCACCGGTCCCCCAAGACCTCAACGCAGTGGTGATGGCCGAAGAGAATAAGATCCGCCAGGTGCTCACCAACCTCGTGACCAACGCCCTGCGTTTCGCTACTGAAGACACCCCGGTGGAGATCGGCGTCGGAGTAGATCGCGAACGCCAGATGGCCGTACTGTCGGTTATCGACCACGGCGAAGGAATCCCGCAGCAAATCCGCGACAAGGTTTTCGAGCGGTTCTGGCGCGCGGACAGCTCACGAAACCGTGACACCGGCGGCAGTGGCCTCGGCCTCGCGATCGTTGCGGCAATCGTGCACGCGCACAAGGGAACCGTTCAGGCGTTAGAAACCCCCGGCGGCGGTGCAACGTTCCGCGTTGAGCTTCCGCTCCTCCCCAGCCAGCCACACGAGCCGGAGAACACCGAAGCCGACTAA
- a CDS encoding response regulator transcription factor, giving the protein MADGPKILIVDDEPNIRDLLTTSLRFAGFAVRAVGSGAQTISAVLEEEPDLIILDVMLPDMNGFGVTKRLRASGYTSPILFLTAKDDTEDKIMGLTVGGDDYVTKPFSLDEIVARIKAILRRTMADDEETIIRAGDLTMDQDTHEVSIGNEQIELSPTEFKLLRYLMLNPNRVLSKAQILDHVWEYDFNGDAGIVESYISYLRRKLDQHTEEPLIQTKRGFGYMLKAAKP; this is encoded by the coding sequence ATGGCTGACGGACCGAAGATTCTCATTGTTGACGACGAACCGAACATTCGCGACCTGCTCACCACGAGCCTGCGCTTCGCGGGATTTGCTGTGCGCGCAGTGGGAAGTGGGGCACAAACGATCTCGGCGGTTCTTGAAGAAGAACCCGACCTCATCATTCTCGACGTGATGCTGCCCGACATGAACGGGTTCGGAGTAACCAAGCGGCTGCGAGCCTCTGGTTACACCTCCCCCATCCTTTTCCTTACGGCAAAAGACGACACCGAAGATAAGATCATGGGGCTCACGGTCGGTGGCGACGACTACGTGACGAAGCCATTCAGCCTCGACGAAATCGTGGCTCGTATCAAAGCCATTCTGCGCCGCACAATGGCCGATGACGAAGAGACGATCATCCGCGCTGGCGATCTCACGATGGACCAAGACACCCACGAGGTGAGCATTGGCAACGAACAGATCGAACTCAGCCCTACAGAGTTCAAACTGCTGCGTTACCTCATGCTCAACCCCAACCGCGTACTCTCGAAGGCTCAGATCCTCGATCACGTGTGGGAATACGACTTCAACGGCGATGCCGGCATCGTAGAAAGCTACATTTCTTACCTGCGCCGCAAGCTCGATCAGCACACCGAAGAACCGCTCATCCAGACGAAGCGTGGATTCGGTTACATGCTGAAAGCAGCAAAGCCGTAA
- a CDS encoding class I SAM-dependent methyltransferase, which produces MTSNAATEKRKPSAPSWNTYKESIGDRSGLFQGLVAIWPVTSALNVGSYLDLSPSTGIPAVTYVDTDRRAARFFANHELVASELKDLALPGAAAEIAFLPADFTAPLELSDNSFDLLIALYTGPAWDHCARYLKPGGLFLANSSHGDASLAALDPRATLVGAIHQRDGRYRIDRDNLADYLIPKKPEAADAELIRSSGRGVAYTKPAFAYVFQLQR; this is translated from the coding sequence ATGACATCGAACGCTGCAACAGAAAAACGCAAGCCGAGTGCACCCTCGTGGAATACGTACAAGGAGTCGATCGGAGACCGTTCCGGGCTCTTCCAAGGGCTTGTAGCGATCTGGCCAGTGACGTCAGCGCTCAATGTCGGCAGCTACCTTGATCTGTCACCTTCGACAGGAATTCCCGCTGTCACCTACGTCGACACGGATCGGCGGGCGGCTCGGTTCTTCGCCAATCATGAACTTGTCGCGTCTGAACTAAAAGATCTAGCGCTTCCGGGGGCGGCAGCAGAAATCGCTTTCCTCCCCGCCGACTTCACCGCACCGCTCGAACTCTCCGACAATTCGTTCGACCTGCTCATCGCGCTCTACACCGGGCCAGCGTGGGATCACTGCGCGCGCTACCTAAAACCGGGCGGCTTGTTCCTCGCCAACAGCAGCCATGGCGATGCGAGCCTCGCGGCGCTAGACCCGCGCGCGACGTTGGTAGGAGCGATCCACCAGCGCGATGGACGCTACCGAATCGACCGCGACAACCTCGCGGACTATCTCATCCCGAAGAAACCGGAAGCCGCAGACGCCGAATTGATCCGTAGCTCTGGTCGAGGCGTGGCGTACACAAAGCCGGCGTTCGCGTATGTATTTCAGCTCCAACGCTGA
- a CDS encoding exonuclease domain-containing protein yields MAGPGFAVIDFETTGLFAGGHDRVIEIAVVHLDASGEVEGRWETLVNPGRDLGPQRIHQIRASDVVDAPSFSQIAAQLVELLMGRVIVAHNASFDLKFLVAELERTTSWFSTDFVSLCTMQLARDYLPGAGRALADCCAALDIQLDDAHRASADAFATAQLLAAYLQAEDQHEPWQTHLDSARDHSWPVLDRGVHEWMPRPPYTEVTAASFLQRITQKMPEYAGPAECLDYLALLDLCLLDRHFSIHESRELVALAEGLGISRTTCELLHLEYFNQLTRTAWDDGILTDEETADLVHVGDLLDISTATITAALESAASVAVTALPEANSPASGSESSDGFTLKPGDLIVLTGEMSRPRSEIAAVLVGRGFTPRDAVTKKVRLLVAADPDSLSGKARKARDYGIPVVDEIGLERLLR; encoded by the coding sequence ATGGCCGGACCGGGCTTTGCAGTAATTGATTTCGAGACGACAGGGCTCTTCGCCGGTGGCCATGACCGTGTCATCGAAATTGCCGTTGTCCATCTTGACGCTAGCGGTGAAGTCGAGGGGCGGTGGGAGACGCTGGTGAATCCGGGGCGTGATCTCGGACCACAGCGCATCCACCAGATCCGCGCCTCTGATGTCGTCGACGCTCCCAGTTTCAGCCAGATCGCTGCCCAACTCGTCGAGCTACTGATGGGGCGCGTGATTGTCGCCCACAACGCGAGCTTTGACCTGAAGTTTCTTGTTGCCGAGCTTGAGCGAACAACGTCGTGGTTTTCGACGGACTTCGTGAGTCTCTGCACTATGCAGCTCGCGCGTGACTACCTGCCCGGCGCAGGCCGTGCCCTAGCGGATTGTTGTGCGGCTCTCGACATTCAGCTTGATGACGCCCATCGTGCGTCCGCTGACGCCTTCGCCACAGCGCAACTCCTTGCCGCTTATCTCCAGGCTGAAGACCAGCACGAGCCATGGCAAACTCACCTTGACTCAGCACGTGACCACTCGTGGCCCGTCCTCGACCGCGGAGTTCATGAGTGGATGCCGCGGCCGCCGTATACGGAGGTCACCGCTGCGTCGTTCCTGCAGCGGATCACCCAAAAAATGCCGGAGTATGCGGGGCCAGCCGAGTGTCTCGACTACCTTGCGCTTCTGGACCTCTGCCTCCTCGATCGTCACTTTTCGATTCACGAATCGCGCGAACTCGTGGCGCTCGCCGAAGGCCTCGGAATCAGCCGAACCACCTGCGAACTGTTGCATCTCGAATACTTCAACCAGCTCACGAGAACCGCGTGGGATGACGGAATTTTGACGGACGAAGAGACGGCCGACTTAGTGCACGTTGGCGACCTTCTCGATATCTCTACCGCCACAATCACCGCAGCGCTCGAGAGCGCAGCCTCGGTTGCGGTCACTGCGCTGCCAGAGGCGAATTCACCGGCGAGCGGTTCCGAGTCGAGTGACGGGTTCACGCTGAAGCCAGGCGATCTCATCGTGCTCACGGGTGAGATGAGTCGGCCACGAAGTGAAATCGCGGCTGTGCTCGTTGGCCGTGGCTTCACTCCGCGGGATGCGGTGACGAAAAAGGTTCGGCTGCTGGTCGCTGCCGACCCCGACTCGCTGTCAGGAAAGGCACGCAAAGCCCGCGACTACGGCATCCCGGTCGTCGACGAGATCGGCTTAGAGCGCCTCTTGCGTTAA
- a CDS encoding DNA repair helicase XPB: MNAAPDGPLIVQSDRTVLLEVAHPLAEDARHDLAVFAELERAPEHIHTYRITRLGLWNARAAGHDAPAMLETLEKYSKFPIPQSVSVDIAETVGRYGRLVINRDEDGALTLTATDPAVLREITRGKKVASLLFERRGENTFVVQAWARGQLKQELLKLGWPAEDNAGYTPGTPHEMELDASGWGLREYQQHAIDNFFHHGSGVVVLPCGAGKTLVGLGAMAQSKTTTLILVTNTVSARQWRAEILKRTTLTEEEVGEYSGQTKEILPVTIATYQILTAKRKGEYAHLSLLDALDWGLVIYDEVHLLPAPVFKLTADLQARRRLGLTATLVREDGREGDVFSLIGPKRFDAPWKEIEAQGFISPASCYEVRVDLPENQRLEYAASADDERYRLAATAPAKIEIVRALVKKHEGERILVIGQYLDQIDDLAEKLDAPKLTGATPVAERERLYQEFREGITKILVVSKVANFSVDLPEATVAIQVSGSFGSRQEEAQRLGRLLRPKESGLPANFYTLVARDTVDQDFAQNRQRFLAEQGYSYTILDAADLI, translated from the coding sequence ATGAACGCTGCTCCCGACGGACCTCTGATCGTGCAATCTGACCGCACGGTTTTACTTGAGGTCGCACACCCCCTTGCCGAAGACGCACGCCATGATTTGGCTGTGTTCGCCGAGCTCGAACGTGCCCCTGAACACATCCACACGTATCGGATTACCCGCTTGGGGCTCTGGAATGCTCGCGCAGCAGGGCATGATGCCCCGGCGATGTTGGAGACGCTCGAGAAGTATTCGAAGTTTCCGATTCCGCAGAGCGTCAGCGTCGATATCGCAGAAACTGTCGGCCGCTATGGTCGTCTCGTTATCAATCGTGATGAGGATGGCGCGCTCACTCTCACCGCAACCGACCCGGCAGTCTTGCGCGAGATTACACGCGGCAAGAAGGTCGCGAGCTTGCTCTTCGAGCGTCGTGGCGAGAACACTTTTGTGGTGCAGGCGTGGGCTCGTGGGCAGCTCAAGCAAGAGCTGCTGAAGCTGGGTTGGCCGGCTGAAGATAACGCTGGCTATACCCCGGGCACGCCTCATGAGATGGAGTTGGATGCTTCGGGCTGGGGTCTTCGTGAGTACCAGCAGCACGCCATCGACAATTTTTTCCACCATGGTTCGGGCGTTGTTGTGCTCCCCTGTGGTGCCGGCAAGACGCTCGTCGGTTTGGGCGCAATGGCTCAAAGCAAGACCACAACCCTGATTTTGGTGACAAATACGGTCTCTGCCCGCCAGTGGCGTGCCGAGATTTTGAAGCGCACCACTCTGACCGAAGAAGAAGTCGGCGAATATTCGGGGCAGACGAAAGAGATCCTGCCGGTCACGATTGCGACCTACCAAATTCTTACTGCCAAGCGAAAAGGCGAATACGCCCACCTGTCGCTTTTGGATGCTCTCGACTGGGGCCTTGTCATTTATGACGAAGTGCACTTGCTGCCGGCTCCTGTGTTCAAACTCACCGCCGATCTGCAAGCACGCCGTCGCCTCGGGCTCACGGCAACACTCGTTCGTGAAGACGGACGCGAGGGCGATGTGTTTTCTCTCATCGGCCCCAAACGTTTCGATGCGCCGTGGAAAGAAATTGAGGCCCAAGGGTTCATCTCCCCCGCCAGTTGTTACGAGGTTCGCGTCGATCTGCCCGAAAACCAACGTCTCGAATATGCGGCGTCTGCCGACGACGAACGGTATCGGCTCGCTGCGACAGCACCGGCAAAAATAGAGATTGTGCGTGCGCTCGTGAAAAAGCACGAGGGCGAACGCATTCTTGTTATCGGGCAATATCTTGACCAGATCGACGACCTTGCCGAGAAGCTGGATGCTCCGAAGCTGACCGGCGCGACGCCGGTCGCTGAGCGTGAGCGGCTGTATCAAGAGTTCCGCGAGGGGATTACCAAAATATTGGTGGTCTCCAAGGTCGCCAACTTCTCCGTCGACCTGCCTGAGGCGACGGTTGCCATCCAAGTCAGTGGATCGTTTGGCTCTCGGCAAGAAGAAGCTCAGCGTTTGGGCCGCCTTCTGCGCCCGAAAGAGAGCGGACTGCCAGCAAACTTCTACACCCTGGTTGCCCGCGACACGGTCGACCAAGACTTCGCACAGAATCGCCAGCGATTCCTTGCCGAGCAGGGCTACAGCTACACGATTCTGGATGCCGCAGATCTGATCTAG
- a CDS encoding helicase-associated domain-containing protein — MATISDAALLLAAQLRALDDSQLLLLLRSRVIRSNSVSDFFDLADALQQTTSLERVLRTLDRPTLATLAVIADTTSLSSSEVADALGRFGTDPAAVQSRLDRLVEVALLIFRGGRYSAPDGVTDHLAGWPFDDLPTTGELLNTAPPSTLTSVEPSERPARDRIAAENAFATTNEVTELLNQLRTTPVRDLARGGVSLPDSKRLAIAMAVPLDKVSGLVDIAERAGLVATTNSQWMPTADATAWISRSADERWLHLAEAWHQGVPNDIRTILADRTHSFWGDGVEAYVRWLFPAGIEWMLEKVRRYNRDAQLLGVTSEQLPSTAGIALLTRTPADAAAAMAELFPKEVQHVYVQPDLTVISPGPLAPQLDARLRTIADVETRALASTYRISPSSLHHAMTLGETLEGMREFLAEISLTGVPQPVEYLLAEAASRHGLVRVGLHGTSGSYINSPDSLLLQSIAVDPTFGPFGLRLETDRLVSRFGVEQLFWALSDARYPVAAEDRDGKILSLRRDQVSDAISAQPHDAQPEQLLAKLRDGQGGATGDEDQAWLSRQIEVAIRNKLILRVTVKMPDGREVLYTLAPSSVAAGRMRGLDRAADIERTLPLSNIVGVEATTER, encoded by the coding sequence ATGGCCACAATTAGTGACGCTGCTCTTTTGCTCGCCGCTCAACTGCGCGCACTAGACGATAGTCAACTCCTTCTTTTGCTGCGTTCGCGGGTCATCCGCAGCAATTCTGTTAGCGACTTCTTTGATCTTGCGGATGCTCTGCAGCAGACAACGTCGCTTGAGCGTGTTCTTCGCACCCTTGACCGCCCCACTTTGGCGACTCTGGCGGTTATTGCTGACACGACGTCGCTCTCGAGCTCCGAAGTCGCTGACGCGCTCGGCCGCTTTGGCACTGATCCTGCAGCGGTGCAGTCGCGACTTGATCGTCTAGTCGAGGTCGCATTACTGATATTCCGCGGTGGCCGCTATAGCGCCCCGGATGGCGTTACCGATCATCTCGCGGGATGGCCGTTCGATGATCTCCCCACCACGGGAGAGTTGCTCAACACTGCACCGCCGTCGACCCTCACGTCTGTCGAACCCTCTGAACGCCCGGCTCGCGACCGGATCGCCGCCGAAAATGCGTTCGCCACCACCAATGAAGTCACTGAACTTCTCAACCAGCTTCGCACCACCCCGGTGCGTGATCTTGCCCGCGGCGGGGTCTCGCTTCCCGACTCAAAACGCCTGGCGATAGCGATGGCTGTGCCTCTCGATAAAGTTTCTGGGCTCGTCGACATTGCTGAACGGGCCGGGCTTGTTGCCACGACCAATTCCCAATGGATGCCCACCGCCGATGCCACAGCGTGGATCTCGCGGTCCGCAGACGAACGCTGGTTGCACCTCGCTGAAGCCTGGCACCAAGGGGTGCCCAACGACATCCGCACCATCTTGGCTGATCGCACCCACAGTTTCTGGGGCGATGGCGTCGAGGCCTATGTTCGCTGGCTATTCCCGGCTGGCATTGAGTGGATGCTGGAGAAAGTACGGCGTTACAACCGTGACGCGCAGTTGCTGGGCGTCACGTCAGAACAACTCCCCAGCACCGCAGGAATTGCCCTCCTCACTCGAACCCCGGCCGATGCCGCGGCCGCGATGGCTGAGTTGTTCCCCAAGGAAGTGCAGCACGTTTATGTGCAACCCGACTTGACCGTAATTTCTCCCGGACCGCTAGCGCCGCAGCTGGATGCTCGCCTGCGCACAATCGCTGATGTCGAGACACGCGCTCTGGCATCCACTTATCGGATCTCGCCGTCAAGCCTGCATCATGCGATGACCCTGGGGGAAACGCTTGAGGGTATGCGCGAGTTCTTGGCCGAAATCTCGCTGACGGGCGTTCCGCAACCGGTGGAGTACCTCCTCGCCGAAGCCGCGTCCCGTCATGGGCTCGTGCGGGTTGGTCTTCATGGCACTTCCGGCAGCTACATCAATTCTCCCGATTCCTTGCTGCTCCAGTCGATCGCTGTTGACCCCACCTTTGGTCCGTTCGGGCTGCGCCTCGAAACCGATCGTCTTGTGTCGCGTTTCGGCGTTGAACAACTGTTTTGGGCTCTCAGCGATGCGCGCTACCCGGTGGCGGCCGAAGACCGCGATGGCAAAATTCTGTCGTTGCGTCGGGACCAGGTCAGCGACGCCATCTCCGCCCAGCCACACGATGCCCAACCGGAGCAATTGTTGGCAAAACTTCGTGATGGTCAAGGCGGCGCGACCGGTGACGAGGATCAGGCCTGGCTCTCGCGCCAGATCGAGGTCGCTATTCGCAACAAACTTATCTTGCGGGTGACGGTCAAGATGCCTGATGGCCGCGAGGTGCTCTACACGCTTGCACCGTCGAGTGTGGCGGCGGGCCGGATGCGCGGACTCGACCGAGCTGCCGACATCGAACGCACTCTGCCCCTGTCGAACATTGTCGGGGTCGAGGCCACCACTGAACGCTAA
- a CDS encoding cold-shock protein, with the protein MPTGKVKFYDDEKGFGFIMSDEGQEVFLHASALPAGTTGVKAGTRLEFGIADGKKGAQALSVRVMDAPASMSKLNRKPADDMAVIIEDLVKLMDGIGSGLKRGRYPDKAHGAKIASMLRKVADELDA; encoded by the coding sequence ATGCCCACCGGCAAGGTTAAATTTTACGATGACGAGAAGGGTTTTGGCTTCATCATGAGTGATGAAGGCCAAGAGGTCTTTTTGCATGCCTCGGCGCTGCCTGCGGGCACCACGGGGGTAAAGGCGGGTACTCGCCTAGAGTTCGGCATTGCTGACGGCAAGAAGGGCGCTCAAGCGCTCTCAGTGCGCGTCATGGATGCTCCGGCAAGCATGAGCAAGCTCAACCGCAAGCCAGCCGATGACATGGCAGTGATTATTGAAGATCTGGTCAAGCTCATGGATGGCATCGGCTCTGGCCTTAAGCGGGGGCGTTACCCTGACAAGGCGCACGGCGCCAAAATTGCCTCAATGCTGCGAAAGGTAGCGGACGAACTAGATGCCTAA
- a CDS encoding DUF3027 domain-containing protein, whose product MPNSQYEKLARGALLEITEDASIGALVGEQVESDGTVSVIFASAMRGYPGWNWTVSIAHVEGAEPTVLEAELMPAEGALLSPDWVPWSERLADYKAAQAATEAADAEKVLSDEASSADDDDDDDDDDDDDDDESAFDSGVLHGGDLDGVDIDDLDESDDDDDEDDDEESDDDDESDDESDEDDSDD is encoded by the coding sequence ATGCCTAATAGCCAGTACGAAAAGCTCGCTCGGGGTGCACTCCTCGAGATCACTGAAGACGCGTCGATTGGTGCGCTCGTTGGTGAGCAGGTCGAAAGCGACGGCACCGTCTCGGTGATCTTTGCTTCGGCCATGCGCGGCTACCCGGGCTGGAACTGGACTGTCAGCATCGCCCACGTTGAGGGTGCCGAGCCGACAGTGCTTGAAGCGGAACTTATGCCAGCCGAAGGCGCACTGCTCTCGCCGGACTGGGTGCCGTGGTCTGAACGACTCGCTGACTACAAAGCTGCCCAGGCCGCGACCGAGGCAGCGGATGCCGAAAAGGTTCTGTCAGACGAGGCATCGAGCGCAGACGACGACGATGACGACGATGACGACGATGATGATGACGACGATGAGAGCGCCTTTGATTCAGGCGTGCTGCATGGCGGCGACCTCGACGGTGTCGACATCGATGACCTCGACGAATCCGACGATGACGACGACGAAGACGACGACGAAGAGTCGGATGATGACGACGAGTCCGATGATGAATCCGACGAGGACGATTCAGACGACTAG
- a CDS encoding DUF2530 domain-containing protein — protein MRIWLKDSERRPDPQPVETDDRKAMLVGIALWAVGLVILLFFIEPLTAAGNQWWLWAAAAGLVLGAIGLIYTHRRHGKRSR, from the coding sequence GTGCGTATCTGGTTGAAAGACTCAGAACGACGGCCCGACCCTCAACCGGTCGAGACCGACGATCGCAAGGCGATGCTCGTCGGCATCGCCTTGTGGGCGGTTGGGCTTGTCATCTTGTTGTTCTTTATCGAGCCACTTACTGCGGCAGGCAACCAATGGTGGTTGTGGGCGGCGGCAGCTGGACTCGTTCTCGGCGCTATTGGGCTGATCTACACGCACAGGCGACACGGAAAGCGCTCACGCTAG
- the serC gene encoding phosphoserine transaminase — MASLTIPTDLLPSDGRFGAGPSKVRPEQIEHLVSASRTILGTSHRQAPVRDLVGRVRSGLGELFQIPEGYEVVLGNGGSTAFWDAAAFALIERRSAHLAFGEFGSKFAKAAAAPHLESPHVVTAPGGSLAELDDINGADVFAYPQNETSTGVMTSVRRFDDKSVLTVVDATSAAGGVQFDANQADVYYFAPQKNFASDGGLWIALFSPAAIERVERIAASGRYIPEFLSLKNAIDNSRLNQTLNTPALSTLLLLENQIDWINGNGGLAWADARTRESSSVLYDWAAASDIATPFVTNPEHRSQVIATIDFDDAIDAAAISQTLRANGIVDTDPYRKLGRNQLRVATFVAIDPDDVRKLVASIDYVIANSN; from the coding sequence ATGGCAAGCCTGACGATTCCCACTGACCTCCTTCCCTCCGACGGACGATTCGGAGCCGGCCCGTCCAAAGTGCGACCGGAGCAGATCGAACACCTCGTTTCTGCCTCCCGCACGATCCTCGGCACCTCCCACCGTCAAGCCCCTGTTCGCGACCTCGTAGGCCGCGTACGTTCGGGCCTCGGAGAGCTTTTCCAGATCCCAGAAGGCTACGAAGTCGTGCTCGGCAACGGCGGCTCGACGGCCTTTTGGGATGCAGCTGCCTTCGCCCTCATCGAACGTCGCAGTGCCCACCTCGCCTTCGGAGAGTTCGGTTCCAAGTTCGCAAAAGCTGCTGCGGCACCCCATCTCGAATCTCCTCATGTTGTGACCGCCCCGGGCGGGTCGCTTGCCGAGCTTGACGACATCAACGGTGCAGATGTCTTCGCGTACCCGCAAAACGAGACCTCCACCGGAGTAATGACGTCGGTGCGTCGCTTCGACGACAAGAGCGTTCTCACCGTTGTTGACGCCACGAGTGCTGCCGGCGGCGTTCAGTTCGACGCCAACCAAGCCGATGTGTACTACTTCGCCCCTCAGAAGAACTTTGCCTCGGATGGCGGTCTGTGGATCGCCCTCTTCTCCCCCGCCGCGATCGAGCGCGTGGAACGCATCGCCGCGAGTGGCCGTTACATCCCCGAGTTCTTGTCGCTCAAGAACGCGATCGACAACTCGCGCCTCAACCAGACCCTCAACACTCCCGCGCTGAGCACGTTGCTGCTGCTCGAGAACCAAATCGACTGGATCAATGGCAACGGTGGACTTGCCTGGGCGGATGCTCGCACTCGCGAATCTTCGTCAGTGCTCTACGACTGGGCAGCCGCCAGCGACATCGCAACGCCATTCGTCACGAATCCGGAACACCGCTCGCAGGTCATTGCCACGATCGACTTCGATGACGCCATCGACGCCGCTGCGATCTCTCAGACGCTCCGCGCTAACGGAATCGTCGATACTGACCCGTACCGCAAGCTCGGCCGCAATCAGCTTCGCGTTGCGACCTTCGTGGCAATTGATCCTGATGACGTGCGCAAATTGGTCGCATCGATCGACTACGTGATCGCGAACAGCAACTAG